In the Canis aureus isolate CA01 chromosome 36, VMU_Caureus_v.1.0, whole genome shotgun sequence genome, CTCGTGGCCAACGGCATCCGGGCGGCACCCCTGTGGGACAGCAAGAAGCAGAGCTTCGTGGGTGagcaggggctgggaggcagaggtggtcgggaagggaaagaggagagctTTCGAGGGGATTCTGGGGCCGAGCTGTGACCCACCGAGGGCTCGCGCAGACCCTTGGGCTGAGCCGCGCTAGGGCCTGGCCCGGGGACAGTGTGACCCTGTGGCGCCGGGTGGGAGACCCTGTGCGTGGAGTGGGTGTGACCAGCTGACCCCTCCAGCTCTGCTCCCCCGGGTCCTGTGTCCTAGGTGCTAGATAGGaagagagggagcgagagaaaGAAATTAGGAGACCGGAAGGTGGGCGGGGAGGGATTGCAGGGGAAGCCTAAAAGGGGTGACCCCATTTCTCAGGCATGGGAGGGGCTGCCTTGCTCCCCTATTTCCACGGTTCCCACAGCTGTCTCAGTCCTCGGCCTCTGGCGGAGCGGGAAGGGGGTCTGACCCTTCAACCTGCCTCTCACCACAAGccccccctccttccccatcccccgCAGGGATGCTGACCATCACGGATTTCATTTTGGTGCTGCACCGCTATTACAGGTCCCCGCTGGTGAGGAGTcggctgggggtcctgggggctcCCATCTGGGCGAGGGCGGAGGGCAGCTCAGGGAGCCTGGTGCCCAAGGGGCCCATATCTGCCTTCGGTGTCTAGGTCCAGATCTATGAGATTGAACAGCATACGATTGAGACCTGGAGAGGTGAGCTGGCGGAGGGACCTGGAAGGGGCTGAGGGTGTGTGGGTGGGCCTGGGGCCCGAGGACCTGGGACCTGAGGGGGCTGAGGGTGTGTGAGTGAGCTTCGGGCTGGAGGATCAGGGGCCTGGCAGAGGCTGAGGTGTGTGGGTGAGCCGGGGGGCCCGAGGGCCTGGCAGGGGTGGAGATTAcctggagggaaagggggaagggcAAGAGGGAGCCCAGGGGCCCGAGGGAGGAAGACAGGCCGGGCAGCGGCCTCCCTGAGCCGGACCCTGGTTTGCCTACAGAGATCTACCTGCAAGGCTGCTTCAAGCCTCTGGTCTCCATTTCTCCCAATAGCAGGTAAGTGTCCCCAGCCACCTAGCGGCACCTTCCGCCCGAGCAACCCCTTCCACACCTCCCAGGTCTGAACTCAGGGGCTTATCCTGCAGGGCTCAGGCAGCCTGGACGCCCTGTCCTCCTtttgcaggggctggggtgggggatgtaGCTCCCCTAGGCCCACTGCTCCCACTTCTGCAGCCTGTTTGAAGCTGTCTACGCCCTCATCAAGAACCGGATCCACCGTCTGCCGGTCCTGGACCCGGTCTCAGGCGCagtgctccacatcctcacacaCAAGCGGCTGCTCAAGTTCCTGCACATCTTCGTGAGCCTGGGCGCAGCCTCGGGGTGCCCTGAGGGGCTGAGAAGTCCTTGGCCCAACGGATTGGGGAGGGAGCGGCTGGGAGCCCTGGGCCCCCCTGATCCCCACCTGTCCCTAACCCACCCAGGGCaccctgctgccccagccctccttcctctctcGCACCATCCAAGATCTGGGCATCGGGACATTCCGGGACTTGGCCGTGGTGCTGGACACAGCGCCCATCCTGACGGCGCTGGACATCTTTGTGGACCGCCGCGTGTCTGCGCTGCCCGTGGTCAATGAAACTGGTACCTGCGCCAGGCGTGGGGCTGGCTGGGGTGCGGTGGTGGCAGGCAGGGGTCTGTGGGCATCAGTTCAGGACCCAGGGTGGAGTGGGGGCTGCTTTGGGTCTCGGATCcattacttagcctctctgtgcctcagtttcctcatttgtgagtTGGGAATCTTAACAACACTCATCCTCTGACTTCAAGGGATGATTTGAAAGGAATATGTGCAACAAAATGTGCATGGTGAGAGGAAACAGAAGATGAGGTTTTAATGTTAATTCCTCCTAAAATGGGCCATGGGATCCAGCCAGATCTCCCCTTTTCTTGCTCTGAATAGGGGTTAGAGGGACTACATTTTTTTGGTTGAATCATGGCTATAAACCATTTCAAAGTTAAAACTGCTGTCATCAAGCTAGATatcaaaacatgttttattttttattatgaaaaatttcaaacgtatgaaaatgataggaaaaaatGTAGTGATTCCACATATCCATTACCTGGATTGACTACTGTTAACATATTTCCATAACCagtttttctcccccttttttttgctGACATAATTTAAATTACAGAGATCATGTAATTTACCCCTTATCCCTTCAGTCTATGTCTCTTAAAATCAGTATATTTCCTATATCACCTAATGAAATTctgaataatttattaatattatctaAGATCCGATCCTCATTCTTATTTGCTCACCTTCCCCAAGAGTATCTTTTTCACAGTTGATTTGTACAAACCAGAATCCAATTAAGGTCCATGCTTTGCATTTGCTTCTTTTGTCTGaagtctcttttaatctagaaCAGTTCTCCCTTCACTTAATTTTCATGACAGTATAATGGGTTGGTTGCCCTATGGAACGTCCCACCTCCAGATTCGTCTCTGCTTTCTACAGGTGACCTCAGCGTTGTTCCTCTATTCCCAGGTCTCCCATAAACTGGAAATTAGATCTAAAGGTTTGGTTAGGTTCAGGCTGTCCATTTGAGGCGAGGATATTTCAGAGGTGACACTCTGTACTCACATTGCATCACACCAGGAGACATGTCAGGCCGTCTCcttgtgtgtgactgtgtgatCTGTGGGTTCAGGTGGTGGCAGCCTGGTGCCTCATTTTAAAGCCGGTAGCccggggagggatggggggatgCCCAGTAGATCATTCTGAAAGCCCGCCCCATCTTGCACAGCATCGTGGCTCTGATGTGaacctcttccctttctctctcgccacccccacccctacccccgtAGGACAGGTCGTGGGCCTCTATTCTCGCTTTGATGTGATTGTAAGTGTCTGCGGGAGTGGGGAACTGAGGGTGCCGCCGGGAGGCTGTGGGTGTAAGAATCGGTGGAGGGGCTTCTGTGGACCAGAAGGACCTTTAGGGATGTGTAGTGGGCAGTGTCTGTGGGTCTGGAGCCTGGTTAAGGGGGTGACTAACGTGgcctttccctccctgccccagcacctGGCTGCCCAGCAAACCTACAACCATCTAGACATTAGTGTGGGAGAAGCACTGAAGCAGAGGACACTGTGCCTGGAGGGAGTCCTCTCCTGCCAGCCTCACGAGAGCCTGGGGGAAGTCATCGACCGGATTGCCCGGGAGCAGGTACCTCCTGCCTCCTCATGCGCACCCCCAATACGTATGGCCCCAACCTCATGAGCAGCTCCAGCTGTCCCTGTACACCCGgcacctgccctctcctcccattTCATGGCCATTTCCAGCTCTCGGTGTCCACCCTGGTCTGCAGCTGTTCCTGCCCCTGGGACCCTCGTGCTAAGGGCCACAGACAGCTGATCACCCAGAGTGGCCAGAGCCACCCCTAACTGGTCTCTAGGGGACACTCTCTTGCTCCCCCGTTATGTTCCGTTGTTGCCCCTGATTCTTGGTGCCAACCTTGCTGGCTGCCATAGCTGCAGACCTCCGACCCCTCACGGACCCTCTGCGGACCCACAGGTACACCGGCTGGTGCTTGTGGATGAGACTCAGCATCTCCTGGGTGTGGTGTCACTCTCCGACATCCTTCAGGCCCTGGTGCTCAGCCCTGCTGGCATCGATGCCCTCGGTGCCTAAGAATATCTGAGTCCTCCCTCCCAGGCCACGTCTCACACGCTGAAGCCAACGATGGGAGCCAGGGGACTGGGCCttcatcctcccccacccccatttgctGGTTTGGCTCTGGTTCAGGTAGGCTCTGCCCGGGGGCATCGGCCTCAGCACCAGTCCATAGATCTTTCTGGGCTCACAGATCTCAGCCTGGGGTACCCCGAGGACAGAAGTGGCCCAGTTCATTGCTGAACAGCCTGATGTAAACCACAAGTGTCAGGATTCACCGCTTTGTCCCGGTGTCAGCCGAGGTCTTGGGGGTCCTCCTAAGAGGGCCTGGGGTGAAGGCAAGGGCAGTGATGTGCTTTCAGGTGCTCTGGGGAGACTTACCTGCCCTCTCACAATCATTACCCTCCTGCTCAGAATTCCACTGGAAGGAAGCAAGTTACTAAACCTTTGTTGAATGGAATGTCCATGCTCAGTAAGAACTTCGGCCCAAAGGAGGGAGCTTCTCTCTTAATGACTCGTCTCAGTAAAGTTGACATGATCTCAGACTCTTTGCTGGTAGCATGCTTGCTAGGGGCTCGCGCAGGTTCCACCTGCTTGGCACTGGATGGCGGGACGAGGGTCCTCGATTGGAAAGGCAACCTCCCCCCCATGTAGTCActgtcttcccttctcttttcccacAGGCTTCTCCAGCCCTCCCTAATTGCCCCTGCCCTGCCTATACTCCCAGGAGCCCTCAGGAATGCCCAGTGCACCATGGGATGATGAAACTAACGGCTGAGTCAAGCCTGGAGGTCTCTGAACCAGAGGCACTGGGACTATTATCCCAGGGCCAGCTGCTCCATGCCCACCCACGCCAAACCTTCCCTCCACCTGGGGTGTGGTTGGCCCCAGGGGGGCAGCaagccctcagctgctggggttGGTCCTCAGCTTCTGGACTACCTGGGAGTCCCAGCTGTTCCTCTGCAACCACCGAGATGGTTCCCCACAACCGTGCCactgccctccccctcctcccagcattGTCATTTCAGGGCTGCTGGCGGTCGCCACGGAGCAGTAGATTCATGTAGAGCCTGTCGAGTGGGGTCCTCCCTCCCGTTCTCATCCTGAGCACCAGCCAACCAGGTTCTCAGTTTCCCCGGTGACCGCTGGGTTTGGATCACTGAGGGTGAACcgaggagaaaacaaaaacaaaaagaacaacccATGACCTTAAATTGTAGAAATGTCACTCAGAAAATGCTAGCCATTTGGCCCGAACTTGTGGCAAGACCCCTGTGCTTTCTGAATTCAAAGACATGAGGGAAAATCTGTGATCGACAAACACTACAACTGACTGGCATTTCTTTCGTGCATAGAGTGTTAGTTcgctgaaatttcttttttcaccttttattttataacaaaacCCTAAAGAAGACATGAATTAATTACATAGTAAATACAGCTCAGTCCACAAACTCTAATATGcaagaaaataactttatttttctaacactGAATGGAATTTGTATTATGAACCCCATTTTCGCCAGATGGTAGAAATTAATTGCAGTCAATTTGGGGTGCATCCCTCACCTTTTCCTGGGGTTAAATTCGGTGAGGGGGGAAAGCATTAAGTAGTGTAAGACTGTATTCCTCAGTCATCAACATCCATGCATGCCAGCACCTGCTAAAACCTTCCCATTCCTATCTGGTTGTCACTGAGTTGGTCACTGTTGGGCCTGGCACCTGCTAGGTGCTCCCTCACTCCCTACCACGGAGCCTCCTTgagcctgcctgcttctgggGCATGAGGACATTCTAGCTCCTAGACCTGGACCCGGCTGCACTTCAAAAAGCTCTGCGGGGCACTTGCAAGCCCATCTGCTCAGACGGACAGCAGGTGGTCTGCTGTACTCTGCATTTTGCTGGGGTGTTTTTCAGGCTCTATCCTGGAAACATGGGGCTCAGGGCTCTTCCACCCTTGTCATCTCCAAAGTTTCCTGGGATATTTGTCACATCCCCTCGTCCCTTCAGACACAGCTCCCATCTCAGGGACCCTAGAAATGTCCACAGTTTCTTTGCTTCCCCAGCCCCCATCAATCTATGGCATCTTTACCAGTGGGGCCTTTTGTCTAACCCAGCATGCCTCTTCCAAACCCACTCTATGTGTCTTGCGTTCTTGTCACCTATCTTGAGGGGCCAGGCTTTTGAAATTCCAAACCCAAGACCAGGTTTTTGCTATATCATCCCTCCCCTGTGGCAATGGACACTGCAGCTCTGCTGTCCAGTGGGAAGAGGATAggttaatatttctaaaatatgatCCCACCTCATTTAGCTCACAGAGCAACAGAGTGGAGACACTTGTACTTGATGAGTCAGGCAGCAAAGGAAGGCCTTTCTCATAGACACCCAGCCTCTGTTTCTGACTTTGCCATAACCCATGGGTTGATGCTGGCTCTGCTCTGGGTCTGGGAAGACCCCGGGCCTTGGGCTCAAGTGGGAGGATGGGATGGGGGTGCTTCTCTGGGCCCATCGCAAGTGACAGTgtccttggggagcctggggcagTCTGTCTCAGGCTGCAGCCAACTATGGGGAAAGTGTAGCAGGTCAGTCTGCCCCAGATTGCTCTGTATGAGTAGACCTTCTGATGTCACAGTGTAGGCATGAGGTGGAAAGGACAGCCCGAGGAGGtcactcttccccccacccccgttctGCTCCCCCTGAGAGTAAACAGGTCTCCAATCTCCTGGGCCCACCATGCTGAGAACCCAGCAGTTCCCCCATGGGCCTTTCTGTGAGGGACTATGCCAGCCTCCTGCCTCAGAAGCAGAGGGACTCTGCCCTGCTCAGATCACAACCCAGCCTTCAGTTCCCGACAATCACCAGCATCAAGGCTGCAAGAACAGAGGCAAAAGGTTGCCATGGGGACTACTCCTGCCCTGACtctgaataaaaatgtgaaaccCACCTTACTGGTCCCTCTGTTCATACCCGTGAACCTGGGGCTGGCCAAATTTTCTAGCCATTGTTGGCCAAACCCCTGACTCCTGCCCAGACCTCCGAGGTCTCTACAAGGGGGCCTCCAGGCTGCTCCCATCCACTTCTCAGCCAACCCCATCTCTTCTCCCACACCATCTCAACAGCTGTCAATCCGGGCTGTGCAACAGGATCCCCTGGGGAGCTCTATCAGATGGACCTTCCAGGGCCCATCCCTAGCGATGCTAATATCCTGACTTGGGGGTAGGACTTGGgcaaatgcatttattttctgtaaacACTAGAGACTTATTATGCGTAACACGTGATGAGCACGATGAGCACGATGGCTCGCTGGCTGAGCAATAAGGATGCTTCATTTGCATAATTGGGAAAATCATTTGTCACATAATGGCATCTATATTATTTGTCATGACTACGATCTACAGGAAGAGCTGGCTAAGAGCAGGGACACAATATAGAAGAGACACGATCTGCTGGCATTCTCGCTAGTCTTCTAAACAGCCACAAATACAGAAGAATTCAGTACAATGTCACGTGCGTCCATCCCATGATGACAGTTGtcagaatttttatttgacaTGCATCTTAAAACTGGGATCATAAGTAATGAGTTGGAGCTGAACTAATATTAGCAAGCTAAGCTACATCCAGAGCTAAAACATCTACAGGACATGAGCGTTGTAGACAGCCGCAAAACATGGAGTACTCCATCTATTTTTATTGCTGGGAGTGCTGCATAAATGCTAAGAAGACAAGCTGATTTCTTAAAGTCTTACCCCAAAATCTGGATCCTAATTTGGCCAACAAGTGCAGATTAGCTGCAATGAGAGTAATGAGGTACATACATACATCCTTTTCAGTCAAAGGGTACCTGCTGTGCTGAGTTAATGTCTACATCTGCAATTATGCAGAGTCAGGTCAGGGTGGACAATGAAGGAGCCTCACTTTGACATAGCTTCCCTGTGACTTCTGTGGGCAGTCCAGGGTCCCTGAGGCCGCAGACCCCTGCTGGTCTAAAGGAGCAGCCCACTGGGAAGGCAGATATAACCCTGGTTGACTTTGTGACAGAAATCTGGCGCCCTCTGAGCCCGCCCCCATTCTCTGCAGGTATAAGGAGCTCTCACAGGTGAAGTCCTGCACTGATGGGGTGGAGAGCTATGCCCTTGTCATCAGGAATTCCTCCCATGTCTCTCCAGATTTCTGTACTCGGTATGGAAATCTCTGCatcctcccctcttcttccttcccctgcctCCTATTCCAGCCTTTTCTCAACCCACAAACATTGATTTGTGGCCTCCTAGGTGTTAGACAACAGTGTTGGGCACTGGGATCCAAGCTGAAAGGAGCTTGATTTGTGCCCCTCCAGGGGGTGCTCAACTGGTTGGGGATGCAGTTGGGTCTCTGACAAAGGTGAACCAGCTGAGCACTCAGTTCTGTAAGGTtgtgtgggggggaggcagaggagagcaCACAGGAAGTGCTTGTGCTCCCTGACAGCTCAGGGGAGGCTTTTCAAAGGCAGTGACCTTTGAGATGAGCCCTAAGGAAGAGCAAGTTCTCTGGGACAGGACGACAGGATGACAGGACGACATCACAGTTGGTGGAGATGTTCCAAGGAGAGGGGACATTGAGAACAAGGCATTGAGGCCGGAAAGAGCATAATGTACTCAGGACAGTACAAGGAATTGGGGTTCGGCTGTGGAAAGGGTGcctgggcagggagtggggatgGAGGGCAGAGTGCCAGAGTCTTCCAAGCCATAGTAGGGACTTAGGACTTTGCTTTGAGGATGAGGGGAGCCACCggaggatttttattatttatttattcattcattcatgaaagagacagagagaggtgcagagacacaggcagagggagaaggaggctccctgtggggaccctgacttgggactcgatcccaggaccccgggattacaccctgagccgaagacagaggctcaaccactgagccacccaggggtccctccacCAAAGGATTTTAATAAGGGAAAtgacatgatttattttatttttagtttttagttttctatgACCCAGCAGAAATGTACCAGAGTCCCAGTGGGGCTGGGACTCGGTGAGGCTGGGACTGACCGCCTTCTCAGACCTGTGGTACCCTCGGTCTCCCTGCCAGCCTGCTTTCCTTCTGTTGCCTTCCTCTACTAAAGAGGCTAGAAAGCTAAAAACGGTAGTCCCCAAACTCTGTTGCAGCTTGACTTCCAGGTGGCCCTGGGTTCCACCTCTGGGAGGTGTGCGGAAGGTGGTCACGGGGCAGAGGCCACGCTTCTGCTGCTCCCACTGTCGCCGTTGGGGGGGACAGTCATGGGccaggatgggggcagggaggatactttttttttttcctactggcaGCACTGACCCCACCCAGGAGACACGGAGGCTCCCTCGGGCCGGCAGCTGTCGTGATACTTCCCAGCACTCATGCTCCTGAGGGTGCCAACCTGGTGCTTCCCGGGCCGATCGGTACCCCCTGGACCCAGTCCTGTAGATCCAGCCGGGAGCCCCTCCATCCATTTTTGCAGCACTTCACTGCCTCTGTCAGAGCACTTCCTGTCCCCAGATGGGTGTCCCTCTAGGTGTCCGGAGGGTGGTTCTGCAGGTCCTGCTCGGGCCGGCTTCAGCCAGCACAGGGTGGTGAGGCCTTGGCCTCTGTGCGGTGCAGGAGAGCACAGTCCTTCTCACTTTCCTTGGAGGGAGAGGGCTCCGCCTCCCACAAGATCCCTAAGAGGGGAGAGGCTGTTCCCCAAACACAGCAAGGGCTTCAGATGCTGGGTCATCACAAAGAATGACACAGGTCTCCAATTATCCACCAGAGTCcctttattctgtattttttccaaGGATAGTAATGTGGCACGGGGTGGCCTCCTATCTGAGACGGAGACATTGGAAATGATTAAAGTGGCAAAAGCTCAAGGTCCTACAGAAAGTGCGCTGGGTTTCTTCGATCTCCGGGTCCGGCAGCcaccttctcccccttcctgtcTGAGACACGGGCGGTGGCCTGGAATGACTGCGcctgggagagagaagggggcggCTCCCAGGAGGCCGGGCCCAGCTCAGCACTGTCTCGGCTGGAAATGCAGGCTCACCTTCTTATTGGGAACCAGGACGATGCGGGCCAAGCTCTTCACCTCCCCTGTCTCGGGGGCCAGGACCACCTGGTACTGCTGGATCAGCTGGGGGGCAAACACACGTTGGACTTAGAACCTGTGATCCCTACCCACTGCCCTCCCTCCCAGGATCCCTCCCTGCCCGACCTCCCGCTCCTCCCCACACTCTGCACCTGCCCTCCTGGCCCCTCacagcgccccgccccccccactcACCCTTGACAGCAGCAGCTGCATCTCCAGCTCTGCAATCCTGCGGCCCAGGCAGGCCCGGACCCCGTAGCCAAAGGGCACGGAGCCAAATGCATGATGGACCCCAGGGGCAGCAAGCTGGCTCTTCCTGAGCCAGCGGTAAGGCTGGAAGCTCTCTGGCTCAGGGAAGATGTCCGGGTCACGGGACACCACATAGTGACAGAACACAAACTGGGTCTGCAGAGCAAGAACGGGCGGCACATGAGTTTAGGGCTACAGGGCGCCCCTGGGAACCCCAGCTCTTCAGCCCCACTCACGTTCTTGGGGAAGAGGAAGCCATTGACTTCAATCTCCTTTTCCGTGATGACCCGGGAGTTTATGGGGACCACAGGGTAGAGGCTGCAGGGAAAAGAAAGTGCAGGTTTGCCTCTGGTCCCCCAGGTCCTtcctcccatcccacccctgGCCCTAGCTCCAGCCCACCGGCCTCTACTTCCAACTCTTATCCCTGAGTCCTCCTCCACACAGACCTTGTCCCCTGGGAACCACAACCTACCGCAGGGTCTCCTTAAGAACAGCTTTGAGCAGGGGCATGTGGGCAAAGTCCTTCTGCTGGGGCACCTGCCCGGGGGGCACCACACCCACCACTTCCTTATGCAAAGCAGCCTGGATCTCTGGGTTCTTGGAAAGATGGTACAGGGCCCATGTCATTGTGTTGGATgtctgggaggcagagggagagatgaagTGAGGAGAGATTTCTAGGAAAAGGGCTGGTTAGGTAGTGGGAGGGTGAGCGAGTGTGGCAGAGATAGACACAGGGGCGCATGGGGACTCCACAGCCGGATGAGGACCCACGGGATGGAGAATCGTGCTCTGACAACAAGGATTGGAACGGAGGGAGACCGCAcgcaacaaaaggaaaacagtcCAACTAAGAAGGTGCTTGAGGTCAAGCTCTCCCCTTAAATTACACCTTAGAAAGATGCGAGGTGAACCTTCTGGCTGTCCGAGAGAGGCTCTGGGGGGCGATGGGATCCCTCTCACAAAAGGACCACTCCCTGCCCGCCTCTGCCGGGCTCAATGACCCCTCCCCTGTTTTCCTTCTAGCTCTACATCTACgatacagaaagagaagcaggtacCTGGAGGGACGAAGGTCAAGCTCAGGTGAGGGTAATGGGGAATTGGTTCAGGATAGGAGCTGGGAGCCCCTGGTCTCCTCGCTGGCCCCCCTCACGCACCGTGTCTACACCAgccaggagcagctcaggcaggCTGCCCATGGCCTCACGAGTACTGAGCTGTCCTCTGGTCAGCAAGAAGTGCAGGTAGCCAGATATCTCGACTTCATCTGGCCCCTTTGTCTGAAGCTGGGTCTCTATCTCCTTGAGTTTCTGATCAATCAGCTTCTTGCCTACAGGGACAGTGGAGAACAAAGGAGGACAAGGTCAAAGTCACGATCACCAAAACCAGGAGGCACTGTGACAGCTGGTAGCATGAGGCAGAAGGTCCTGATGGACCGACCTCGGaacccctccccgtccccccaccccaccgccacTTCCTTCCCTGGCTTCCTCACCAAAAGAGAAGATGGTGTTCCAGCCATCCAGGTAGCGCTTCCAGAAAGGCAGTAGGGGCCGGGTCCACTTGGGGAGGAAGGTGACATAGACTGAGTTCTGGAACATGAGCCCGACAGATCTGACGAAGGCCACCGTGTCCTGGGGGATGGGGCGCTCCAGGCAGCCAATACGTTTCTCAAACAGGATGTAGCAAATAGCTGGCAGTGCACAGATGCCGTCACAGGAGGCAGTGTCGCGACGCCCAGAATccagggggctggaggggtggggggcacagcctgcctctgacccaggtccaccccagcccctctcccaACAAGGGTACCTTCCAAGGCAAAGTAGTAGAATTGGTGAGCCATGTCGGACACTTGGTTCCCGGAGGGGCTCTCTGCCAACAGCTGGCTCAGGTGGGCCATGAAGTCGTCGACCACCTCATTCAAAGCATCAGTGTACAGCGCAGCCTCACTCGGCTTCAGCATCCGCTGGTTCAGAGCGTGGCGCAGCTGGTACCAGTGGTGTCCTTCGCTATGGAGAGTGGAGGAACCACGCTCTTGTGAGTGGCTGATGGCGGTTGCATTAGATGGTACCTTCCCCCTGCCCCAAGACCCCAAGAGAGCCTAGGAAAATCTCAGACCCCTAGCTTTAGAATTATAGAATCATTGAACTTCAAAGAACAGAATGTTCAAATCACAAAACATCAGACTCCCGCTGCAGCATCATGGAAGTGAGTCAAGGTGGGCATTCGGAGCCAGGCTACCCAAGGTCAAAACGCACGTCTGACAATCACTGGGTGACCTTAGGCAGGTGAAGTGTCTTaactcctctgtgcctcagtattCCCTttggtaaaatgggaataataagcGTGCCGATCTTAGTAGGGTTGTTCGAACAATCCCGGTGCTTAGatcagagcctggcacatggtgaaCACTTAAGGAATGTTGACTATGACTATCTTAGGATGGTACAACTCCAGAATCTTCCTTATGTGAAATGAGGAAGAACTGAAATGGTTCCAGTCCTTCTGTGTGGAGGATGAGGAGTAAAGGAGGAGCAAATTAGGGTTCCTGGGAAACTGAAATTCTGGACCTTCATGCTCTGCTTTGGCTCAGTGAGCCAAGGGGACAGGGAGACCCACCAGGCTGATGCCCTAGGCCCTCTTGCTACAGTCATCCAGTAAGGGGGTGGGTCCCCATCCTGGGACAGAGATGTTCCGAGGGTGGGAACGTGCTTCCCACAGTGGGGGCTTCATGTCCAGGGACTGTCCCCACCCACAGCTGTCCCCCAAATCTGTTACCTTTCCTAAGCAAGCTGGGCAtggatcaatttttttaaaagccagtcgCAGAGTAATAAGCACAACATGGCCCAattttaggaagaagaaaggaaacctTATAGGCCCATATGTATATTCTCATGTTTCCACATAAAGTAGGGAAGAGCACCCACCAAACTGTCAGGATTACTTAGAAGAATGGGATGGGAGTGGGTGGTGGGAGACAATATTGTATGATTGGACTTTTTACAATAAGTattacttttgaattttaaaaaccgataaggtattttaaaaagaaagatcttaaaaAGGCTTATAGCAAGAATCaggattttctttaaattttagagaAGTATTTACTTAAATGAACCTCAAACCCCAGGAGTTTTCTTTATTATGTTGGCAAAAGTTGCAAAAAGGTGAACTAAAAGTGTtgctgaaaaagaaatgaaaaccagaataGAGTCATTTATTGGAACTTGAGATTGTGTGTGCTTCTCCAGGAGTAAAA is a window encoding:
- the CYP27A1 gene encoding sterol 26-hydroxylase, mitochondrial isoform X2; the protein is MDRLAALRGARLRGALRGARGALAGLCPRGARAKAAIPAAVPATAETPGDGPGDRRLRTLEELPGPGQLRFLFQLLGQGYVLQLHKLQVLNKAKYGPMWVTHAGPQTHVNLASAPLLEQVMRQEGKYPVRNDMELWKEHRDQQGLAYGPFTTEGHHWYQLRHALNQRMLKPSEAALYTDALNEVVDDFMAHLSQLLAESPSGNQVSDMAHQFYYFALEAICYILFEKRIGCLERPIPQDTVAFVRSVGLMFQNSVYVTFLPKWTRPLLPFWKRYLDGWNTIFSFGKKLIDQKLKEIETQLQTKGPDEVEISGYLHFLLTRGQLSTREAMGSLPELLLAGVDTTSNTMTWALYHLSKNPEIQAALHKEVVGVVPPGQVPQQKDFAHMPLLKAVLKETLRLYPVVPINSRVITEKEIEVNGFLFPKNTQFVFCHYVVSRDPDIFPEPESFQPYRWLRKSQLAAPGVHHAFGSVPFGYGVRACLGRRIAELEMQLLLSRLIQQYQVVLAPETGEVKSLARIVLVPNKKVSLHFQPRQC
- the CYP27A1 gene encoding sterol 26-hydroxylase, mitochondrial isoform X1: MIPRGLCSAKWHLDRIYLRTLGSLTGSGYSLMVLNKAKYGPMWVTHAGPQTHVNLASAPLLEQVMRQEGKYPVRNDMELWKEHRDQQGLAYGPFTTEGHHWYQLRHALNQRMLKPSEAALYTDALNEVVDDFMAHLSQLLAESPSGNQVSDMAHQFYYFALEAICYILFEKRIGCLERPIPQDTVAFVRSVGLMFQNSVYVTFLPKWTRPLLPFWKRYLDGWNTIFSFGKKLIDQKLKEIETQLQTKGPDEVEISGYLHFLLTRGQLSTREAMGSLPELLLAGVDTTSNTMTWALYHLSKNPEIQAALHKEVVGVVPPGQVPQQKDFAHMPLLKAVLKETLRLYPVVPINSRVITEKEIEVNGFLFPKNTQFVFCHYVVSRDPDIFPEPESFQPYRWLRKSQLAAPGVHHAFGSVPFGYGVRACLGRRIAELEMQLLLSRLIQQYQVVLAPETGEVKSLARIVLVPNKKVSLHFQPRQC